The Camelina sativa cultivar DH55 unplaced genomic scaffold, Cs unpScaffold00549, whole genome shotgun sequence genome includes the window ATGATGagtacaatattattattttccactCCACGATATTTGTCTTCCAAGAGTTCTGCTTGTTCTGCCCATAATGTTGCAGGTATTTCGTTTCCACTTGATCAcgtaagaaaaattaatattaactaaTCGCCATAATTATAATTCATAAAACATATAGTtacattaaataataataatatatgcatTGAACTTACTCTTCTAGTAATAAAGTTAGAGTGACCTTTCTTAAGGTGGGTGTAGTAGTAGTACGAACATCAGTTTTGTCCATATGTTTAATATATCCGATTGCATCTGTATTTAAACAATGTTAAACATACTTATATGactcatataattttaaattttaaaattttgtacgTACCATATAAATCAATTGTGTGATCTTGTAACTTGACAAATCCCTCGTCATTTCGGAATCGAAATTTTTCTCGTGGTATTTGACAGCTTTCTTGTCCCACAATGGTAACTCTTGTCCTCTCTGTCAATCTTATCTGAAATTTGTGGTCAGAAACTTTGTAGTTCTTATTGCAATCTTGCacattaaaatcataaatttcaatAATACTTCCTTCAGATAACTGATTTACAAACttttgaagaagagattgatgcaCTGTTCCTTGAATTGTATTTTCCTGTGTTTAAAGtgtataaaattacaataacaataagaataaataattattaattggAACACAATATCTAATATAACCGTGCATTAAAACTAAGTATGTACTAACCTTTTGATCAAGAAATAAAAGATTCATTCCTAGGAGTTCATTatcttttttgaaatttttgaattcCCACTTTCGAAGTAGACGAACTGTGATAGAATGACGATAAAAACGTTTACGATCCAGTTGATCTAGTGTTAAAAAACTTTTAGCATTAGCCATGATGAAGGAACTGTTCTTTTTTTGAAGCAACAAAGaagttgtggttttttttttgcgtgtaAAGGTTATGGGgatgttgtttgttttataatgaAAACAACCGACATTAATAAGGTGAGTTTCTTTTCCTAACAGAGAATGAGCTTTAATATTCcttcttttatttaaattaggaGATAGAGTGTGATAGCCACGTCACTTGGATTTAAtaggagacttttttttttattttttttaaaatcgagTTTGGGATGTTGTGGAGATTTGTATACGTAATTTTCTgtatatctcctatatattgttttacatGCTCTTTTGACCTTTTTCtcatgaattgtttttttttttgtagatgttttttattgtgtttggtactttatttcttatttttctttttaaaagataataataagatattaaCAATTTTGGATTTCTTTAATGGAATTAGTATACGTGATTTAAATCATATTgtattgtaataattttaacaaatcaaaCATGGGCCACGAACATAAACCATACAAATGGGAACGTTTACAAAAACTGGTAAAAGCCCAAACAAAacccatataattttttataaatgacGTAATGGGTGGAATTTTTCACAAGTGcgttactttttagttttttaattaaaaaatataaatcataaatgatATTAGCTTTTCTCCTCATTTACAGAACGGCGACTTTGCCGaccttaaaaaataaattacagatCGACATTTTTTCTTCCCAACATAACCGTCCTCTCCGTCGACTCACTCATCGTCCCTACCGGTATCGATATCACCGCATCAGAGACACGCACTCCACCGTCAACATCGACGTCTCTCTCCCCTTCACCGGCGAGGAAAATCAACCTCACATAGATGAAGAAGGCGAAGATGAAATGAAAGAATCGGAGAGATGTGTAAGTCATTCGAAGTTCCAAATTGGAATATAACAGCTAAAGGAATTTTAGTATGcttgaaatcttcttcttctcttcaatcaataattaattTCTTCATCAAAAATTTTAGGTGTTTCCTAA containing:
- the LOC104773462 gene encoding uncharacterized protein LOC104773462 translates to MANAKSFLTLDQLDRKRFYRHSITVRLLRKWEFKNFKKDNELLGMNLLFLDQKENTIQGTVHQSLLQKFVNQLSEGSIIEIYDFNVQDCNKNYKVSDHKFQIRLTERTRVTIVGQESCQIPREKFRFRNDEGFVKLQDHTIDLYDAIGYIKHMDKTDVRTTTTPTLRKVTLTLLLEDGNEIPATLWAEQAELLEDKYRGVENNNIVLIMTSVLVKIYQSEIYLSASSGTKFYLNHDSDPVDAFRKSLRYNGECLVNLGDITKQNKRPEDQQSINDIWEYVSSDDRKVKIFFLNTL